A single Lemur catta isolate mLemCat1 chromosome 20, mLemCat1.pri, whole genome shotgun sequence DNA region contains:
- the SLC38A7 gene encoding putative sodium-coupled neutral amino acid transporter 7, with protein MAQLCINSDHGEWGLSTDAGERARLLQSPCVDTAPKTEWEPPPGGPSRGTTSTLGAVFIVVNACLGAGLLNFPAAFSTAGGVAAGIALQMGMLVFIISGLVILAYCSQASNERTYQEVVWAVCGKLTGVLCEVTIAIYTFGTCIAFLIIIGDQQDKIIAVMAKEPEGTSGSPWYTDRKFTISLTAFLFILPLSIPREIGFQKYASFLSVVGTWYVTAIIIIKYIWPDKEMTPGDILTRPASWMAVFNAMPTICFGFQCHVSSVPVFNSMQRPEVKTWGGVVTAAMVIALAVYMGTGICGFLTFGAAVDPDVLLSYPSEDMAVAVARAFIILSVLTSYPILHFCGRAVVEGLWLRYQGMPVEEDVGRERRRRVLQTLVWFLLTLLLALFIPDIGKVISVIGGLAACFIFVFPGLCLIQAKLSEMEEVKPASWWVLVSYGVLLVTLGAFIFGQTTANAIFVDLLA; from the exons ATGGCCCAGCTCTGCATCAACAGTGACCATGGCGAGTGGGGCTTGAGCACAGATGCCGGGGAGCGGGCCCGGCTGCTGCAGAGCCCCTGTGTGGACACAGCCCCCAAGACTGAGTGGGAGCCCCCTCCTGGGGGTCCGAGCAGAGGCACCACCTCCACGCTTGGGGCCGTCTTCATCGTTGTCAATGCCTGCCTGGGCGCAGGGCTGCTCAACTTTCCAGCAGCCTTCAGCACTGCCGGGGGCGTGGCAGCTGGCATCGCACTGCAGATG GGCATGCTGGTTTTCATCATCAGTGGCCTCGTCATCCTGGCCTACTGCTCCCAGGCCAGCAACGAGAGGACCTACCAGGAGGTGGTGTGGGCTGTGTGCGGCAAGCTGACAGGTGTGCTGTGTGAGGTGACCATCGCCATATATACCTTCGGCACCTGCATCGCCTTCCTCATCATCATCGGGGACCAGCAGGACAAGA TTATAGCTGTGATGGCCAAGGAGCCTGAGGGGACCAGCGGCAGCCCCTGGTACACAGACCGAAAGTTCACCATCAGCCTCACCGCCTTCCTCTTCATCCTGCCCCTGTCCATCCCCAGGGAGATCGGCTTCCAGAAGTATGCCAG CTTCCTGAGTGTTGTGGGTACCTGGTACGTCACTGCCATCATTATCATCAAATACATCTGGCCAGATAAAGAGATGACCCCAGGGGACATCCTGACCAG GCCGGCTTCCTGGATGGCCGTGTTCAATGCCATGCCCACCATCTGCTTCGGATTTCAG TGCCACGTGAGCAGTGTGCCCGTCTTCAACAGCATGCAGCGGCCCGAGGTGAAGACCTGGGGCGGGGTGGTGACGGCTGCCATGGTCATAGCCCTCGCTGTCTACATGGGCACAG GCATCTGTGGCTTCCTGACCTTTGGAGCTGCTGTGGACCCTGACGTGCTTCTGTCCTACCCCTCGGAGGACATGGCTGTGGCCGTTGCCCGAGCCTTCATCATCCTGAGCGTGCTCACCTCCTACCCCATCCTGCACTTCTGTGGGCG GGCCGTGGTCGAAGGCCTGTGGCTGCGCTACCAGGGGATGCCGGTGGAGGAGGATGTGGGCCGGGAGCGGCGGCGGCGAGTGCTGCAGACGCTGGTCTGGTTCCTGCTCACCCTGCTGCTGGCGCTCTTCATCCCTGACATTGGCAAGGTCATCTCAGTCATCGGGGGCCTGGCTGCCTGCTTCATCTTCGTCTTCCCAG GGCTATGCCTCATTCAGGCCAAACTCTCTGAGATGGAGGAAGTCAAACCAGCCAG CTGGTGGGTGCTGGTCAGCTATGGAGTCCTCTTGGTCACCCTGGGAGCCTTCATCTTCGGCCAGACCACAGCCAACGCCATCTTTGTGGATCTCTTGGCATAA